The region TGCACCTCAAGCGGCTCGACGCCCCGTATGCGCCCGGCCGCCGCACCCGGCAGTGGCTGCGGGTGCCGTTGCGGCGCAGCCGCCAGGTCGTGGTGGGCGGGTGGACACCCGCGGACCCGCACAAGCCGGACAAGGTCGGCGCGGTGCTCCTCGGCCTGCCCGTCGCCGACGGGCTGCGCTACGTCGGACGGGTCGGGATCGGCTCCGGCCGCGAGCGCCGGGCGGTCCGCGAGCTGATGCTGGAGCTGCAGCAGGACGACACGCCGTTCGGCGAGGGGCTGCCGGACCGGGTCGCCGAGGACGCCCGCTGGGTGGCGCCCCGGCTCGTCGCCGAGGTCGAGTACCAGGCGCTCACCCGCACCGGCCAGCTTCGGCTGCCGGCGTGGCGCGGCCTGTGCGAGCCGGACGAGGTGGACCCGGGCCTGTGGGACGTCGCGGACGACGTGGCCGCGATACCGCCGGCGCCCCCCGAGCCCGAACCGGAACCCGGTCCCGGACCCGCGCCGCCGTCGGCCCCGGTGTCGTCGGCCCCGGTGTCGTCGGTGCTGAACCGGCGGCTGGAACAGCACTTCGTCTACAACTCGCTGAACACGATCGCCGCGATCACCCGCACGGACCCCGCGCGCGCCCGCGAGCTGCTGCTCGGGTTCGCCGAGCTGAGCCGGGCGGCGGACCGTGCGGACACCGGGGACATCCCGCTGGCGGACGAGCTGGACGCCGTCCGCGCCTACCTCAGCATCGAGGGCGCCCGCTTCGGCCGCCGGCTGGCGTTCAGCGTGGGCGTGGAGCCGGGGCTCGACGAGGTCCGGATCGTGCCGCTGCAGCTGCTCGACGCCGTCAAGGCCACCGTGCAGCAGCGGATCGAGCCGCGTCCGGAGGGCGGCCGGCTGGCCGTCCGCGCCGCCGCCGCCGGGAACCGGTGCGTGGTCACGGTGACGGACGAGGGGTATCCGGACCCGGTCGTCCTCCGGCTCCCGCTGCCCGAGGCCGAGGCGGCGCCGGCCCCGATGGCCGCACCCTGAGCGAGGGTTCCACCCCGTCCGTGTGAACGGCGCGTTGCCTCCATCGCGCCAAGGGTGTGACGAGTGGGCGGCGGTGTCCTCGACGGGATCAGCGGGACGCTACCGTTCGCGCATGCTCGTCGTCTCCGTCCGCGAAATCCGGGAGCCCCAGTGAAGCCGGATGCAGGCCGCACGTTCACGGTCGAACCGTGGGTCGTGCGGGAGCCCACGCTCGACCTCGCCGCGCTCGGCCAGACCGAGACGGTCTTCGCCCTCTCCAACGGGCACATCGGGCTGCGCGGGAACCTGGACGAGGGCGACCCCCACCACCTGCCCGGCACCTACCTGAACTCGTTCTTCGAGGTCCGGCCGCTGCCGTACGCCGAGGGCGGCTACGGGTACCCGGAGTCCGGCCAGACGATCATCAACGTCACCAACGGCAAGCTCATCCGGCTGCTGGTCGACGACGAGCCGTTCGACCTGCGCTACGGCAAGCTGCGCCGCCACGAGCGCGTCCTGGACCTGCGCGCGGGCACCCTGACCCGCGAGGTCGAGTGGGAGTCCCCGGCCGGGCGCGTGGTCCGGGTGCGCAGCAAGCGGCTCGTCTCGCTGACCCAGCGCGCCATCGCCGCGATCAGCTACGAGGTCGAGGTGCTGGACGAGGAGGCGCTGCTCGTCGTGCAGTCCGAGCTCGTCGCGAACGAGCAGCTGCCCACCCGCGGCAACGACGACCCCCGGCTCGAGGCCGCGCTGACCAACGCGCTGGAGCCGGAGCTGCACCGCAGCGACGAGGCCGGCGCGACGCTGGTGCACCAGACCCGGAAGTCCCAGCTGCGCGTCGGCGCGGCCATGGACCACGAGGTGTACGGGCCCGAGGGCATCAAGATCACCTCGGAGGCGACCGAGGACACCGGCCGCACCACGATCATCGGCCGGGTCAAGCCGGGCGAGACGCTCGAGGTCGTCAAGTACCTCGCCTACGGCTGGTCCTCGCAGCGCAGCCTCCCCGCGATCCACGACCAGGTCCGGGCGGCGCTCGCCGCCGCCCGCTACACCGGCTGGGAGGGCCTGCTGCGCGAGCAGGAGGGCTACCTGGACGACTTCTGGGAGACCGCGGACGTCGAGATCGACGGCGACGCGGAGCTGCAGCAGGCGATCCGGCTCGCGACGTTCCACGTGCTGCAGGCCGGTGCCCGTGCCGAGCGCCGCTGCATCAGCGCCAAGGGCCTCACCGCGGACGGCTACGACGGCCACACGTTCTGGGACACCGAGACCTTCTGCCTGCAGGTGCTCTCGTTCCTCGCCCCGGAC is a window of Pseudonocardia sp. T1-2H DNA encoding:
- a CDS encoding histidine kinase yields the protein MLNRRLEQHFVYNSLNTIAAITRTDPARARELLLGFAELSRAADRADTGDIPLADELDAVRAYLSIEGARFGRRLAFSVGVEPGLDEVRIVPLQLLDAVKATVQQRIEPRPEGGRLAVRAAAAGNRCVVTVTDEGYPDPVVLRLPLPEAEAAPAPMAAP